From Polypterus senegalus isolate Bchr_013 chromosome 15, ASM1683550v1, whole genome shotgun sequence, the proteins below share one genomic window:
- the LOC120516004 gene encoding LOW QUALITY PROTEIN: fucolectin-like (The sequence of the model RefSeq protein was modified relative to this genomic sequence to represent the inferred CDS: inserted 1 base in 1 codon) codes for MALAHLALLTGLLLLCQAQDYCGEVENVALRGTATQSQMHPGHWGTFSYAANAIDGNRNPNCVHGSCSHTNNXDSPWWRVDLLEKYKVHQVVITGRSDCCAERINGAEIRIGNSLENEGNSNPRCATITSIPAGVSFSYNCHEMEGRYVNVYIPKRKAILALSEVEVYAVPVKPRCKSYAKNTNVHP; via the exons atggcACTGGCCCATTTGGCTCTGCTGACTGGACTCCTGCTCCTTTGTCAGGCTCAAGACTACTGTGGTGAAG TTGAAAATGTAGCTCTTCGAGGCACCGCCACCCAGTCACAGATGCATCCTGGGCATTGGGGTACCTTTTCATATGCTGCTAATGCTATTGATGGAAACCGGAACCCAAACTGTGTTCATGGCTCCTGTTCTCACACAAACA ATGACTCTCCTTGGTGGCGTGTGGACCTCCTAGAAAAATATAAAGTCCATCAGGTGGTCATTACTGGCCGAAGTGACTGCTGCGCAGAACGAATCAATGGAGCTGAGATCCGAATTGGAAACTCTTTGGAGAATGAGGGTAACAGCAACCCAAG ATGTGCAACTATAACTTCGATTCCAGCCGGGGTTTCATTCAGCTACAACTGCCACGAGATGGAGGGTCGCTATGTCAATGTGTATATTCCAAAAAGAAAAGCTATTCTGGCCCTTTCTGAAGTAGAGGTTTATGCTGTCCCAGTGAAGCCACGCTGCAAATCATATGCAAAAAATACTAATGTCCACCCATAG